Sequence from the Burkholderia sp. GAS332 genome:
ACGGCGTGGAATCTTGTGTCCGCCGGGTCGATTCTGGCCGCGTTGCCATCGGTTGCGATGTTCTTCGCGATGCAGAAGCACTTCGTGGCGGGATTGACGTTCGGGGCGACGAAAGGGTGAAGAGGACGCGCTACGCGAGGCAAGCTCGCGTAGCGCCACTCGGGAACGACCGGGATTGGGATTAGAACGTATGCCGGATCGCCGCACGGACGACAATCTGACTCGACGACGAGGACAGGTCCTGCGCGCCAGGCACGTACGCCTGATCCAGCGCTGATCCGGTGGCGTCGCCCGTGATCTTCTGAAAGGCGCCCTGAAGGTAGACATCAGTGCGCTTTGACAGGTTGTAGTCCGCCATCAGGCCCACGGTGTGAATCTTCGGCCGTACGCTGCCTGTCGTTGCATCATAGTTCTCCAGCGTATAGACGTATTGCGCGCCCACAAAGAACGCCGGCGTGAACTGATATTTCCCGTTCAGTTCGAAATTCTGATACTTCAAGCTGGTCAACGTGCCGCCTGCAAGCGCGCCGCGAGTCGGTTCGATGCTTTCCTGTCCGCTGAGGTAGGCGAGATTCGCAGTCGGATTACTCATGTTCGTGTTGGTATAGACGAACCCGACGGTTGCCGGCCCGGCCGTATAGTTGATCCCTGCGCCAAAGATGCGCAAGCGCTCCGATTGAAAGTTCGCGTCGGCGGCGACTGTCGAACTCGAACCGGCAATTGCGCCACCGGACGTGGCGCCAGGATTGTCCGCATTCAGGTAGGACGCGGCGATCAACAATCCGCCGTTCGTGTACTGTGCGCCGACGCTCAACTGCCGGTTGTTGGCGAAGCCGGTGCTGTTGCTGAAGCTATACGTGCCGCCGAACTGGACACCGGCGATATCCGGACTCGCATACTTGACCGTGTTATTGACACGGAAGGTGTTATCCGTGTTGTCGTTGTCGAACGGATGGGATAACAGATAGCCACCCCAGTTACCGTTGGCTGTCGTCTGCGCGAGATAGTCGACCACCGAGTCGTATTGACGGCCGAGCGTAACCGTCCCGTACTGCTCGCTCTCGAGACCGACATAGGCCTGGCGTCCGAACCCGAGTCCGCCTTGTGCGAGCTTGCCGGTGTTGACATTGAAGCCGCTTTCGATCTGGAAGATCGTCTTGAGGCCGCCGCCGAGATCTTCGGAACCTTTCAGTCCCCAGCGGCTGCCCTGTGCATAACCGCTTGTCATTTCGTACACGTGGCTTCCGCCAACGTTATTTGTGAAGTCGAGCCCTTCGTCGATGACGCCATACAGGGTCACGCTGTTCTGCGCAAACGCCGACGTTGCACATGCGGACGTTATTGCAATACAAATAATTGTTTTATTCAATTCGTCATCCTGAATATATGAGATATTTTTCTATTCGATTGCTGTCGACCCAACCTGAGATCTACCGGAGTCGTAAATAGAGCGGCAAAGCGCTCAGGTCCGGCTCACTTCGCGCCGTAGATGTCGAAGTCGAAGTACTTCCGGTTGATCTTTGCGTAAGTCCCATTCGCCAGGATGGCAGCCAGTGCCTGATTGAACGCATCGCGCAGCGCGACGTCCTGCTTGCGAAGACCAAGACCATCGCCGAGACCGAAATACTTCGGATCGTCCAAAGCCGGGCCGGCAAACTTGTAGTCCTTGCCCTCAGGCTTCTTGAGAAAACCGTCGTTCGCTTCGATCGATGCCTGAAATGCCGCATCGAGCCGTCCCGCTAACAGGTCCGTGTAGACCTGATCCTGATTCTGGTACGAGACGATCTGCACGCCCGCCGGTTGCCACTCTGCCTTGGCGTAGTCTTCCTGGCTCGAACCCTGTTCGACACCGACACGTTTCCCCTTTAGCGAAGCCGCAGTCGGCAGCAGATCGGAGTTGCGCTTGACGACCAGTCGTGCCGGTGCATTGGAAATCTTGTTCGTGAACGCGATCTGCTGCATGCGCTTGGGCGTGATAGTCATCGAAGACGAGATCGCATCGAATTTTCTCGCCAGCAGGCCAGGGATCATGCCGTCGAAGCTGGTTTCGACCCATACGCAGCGCGCATGAAGCTCGGCACAGAGCGCGTTGGCGATGTCCACGCCAAAGCCGGTCAGCTTTCCGTCTGGCGTCTTGTACTCCAGCGGCGGGTAAGTCGGGTCAACCGCCAGCTTGATTTCCTTGCCGGACCAGTCGGCAGCATTGGCGGCACCGGACAGTGCCATCAAACCGAACGAGATTGCTGCAAGTGTCTTCTTCACGTGTGTTTCTCCTCAACGTCGTTGTTGAACTACTTGTGTTCCCTATGAACAGGTGTTGCCAGAAAGCGTTCGGTCAGCTTGACCCAATAGGTGGCGCCCACTGCCAGACAGTCATCATTAAAATCGTAGCCGGAGTGGTGTAGTGCGCAACTGCGTTCGCCGTCGCCATTGCCGATCACGAGGTAGCTGCCCGGGCATTGTTCGAGCATGAATGCAAAGTCTTCGCTGGCGGTGAAGGGTTCGAGGTCGTCGATGATGGATCGTGCGCCGAGCCAGTCCGCCGCCACCCGGCGCGCGAAGTCGGTTTCCGTACGATGATTGATCAGCACCGGATGACAGCGGACGTAATCGATCTCCGCGTGCGCGCC
This genomic interval carries:
- a CDS encoding L-histidine-binding protein, which produces MKKTLAAISFGLMALSGAANAADWSGKEIKLAVDPTYPPLEYKTPDGKLTGFGVDIANALCAELHARCVWVETSFDGMIPGLLARKFDAISSSMTITPKRMQQIAFTNKISNAPARLVVKRNSDLLPTAASLKGKRVGVEQGSSQEDYAKAEWQPAGVQIVSYQNQDQVYTDLLAGRLDAAFQASIEANDGFLKKPEGKDYKFAGPALDDPKYFGLGDGLGLRKQDVALRDAFNQALAAILANGTYAKINRKYFDFDIYGAK
- a CDS encoding Outer membrane protein (porin); this translates as MNKTIICIAITSACATSAFAQNSVTLYGVIDEGLDFTNNVGGSHVYEMTSGYAQGSRWGLKGSEDLGGGLKTIFQIESGFNVNTGKLAQGGLGFGRQAYVGLESEQYGTVTLGRQYDSVVDYLAQTTANGNWGGYLLSHPFDNDNTDNTFRVNNTVKYASPDIAGVQFGGTYSFSNSTGFANNRQLSVGAQYTNGGLLIAASYLNADNPGATSGGAIAGSSSTVAADANFQSERLRIFGAGINYTAGPATVGFVYTNTNMSNPTANLAYLSGQESIEPTRGALAGGTLTSLKYQNFELNGKYQFTPAFFVGAQYVYTLENYDATTGSVRPKIHTVGLMADYNLSKRTDVYLQGAFQKITGDATGSALDQAYVPGAQDLSSSSSQIVVRAAIRHTF